Proteins from one Pseudarthrobacter sp. BIM B-2242 genomic window:
- a CDS encoding DUF4012 domain-containing protein yields the protein MNENQGTPAIAVPSTSQLSKSGRKVRRRLLVSLLGSLAAIVLIAVAGAAWLGGKASAINSELTSVTGLIPSLKEEIASGNSDAATVTVESVRAHAATAKQAADDPLWTLASTLPGVGSNFSAVAEVARSADDVANLGLAPLVEVYGSLDWGTLLPSASGTDLEPLRAASPSISAAAHAVRLSADRLRQIDTTKLMPHVAEPLTRARDQLQDITGTLDAAANASSLAPGMLGAQSPRSYLLMIQNNAETRASGGIPGALAVLNFDEGRLTLGAQSSAADIGVMSPIVPTDPEQQQIYSQRVGKFMQDVNLTPDFPTAASTAQAMWERKTGQRVDGVISIDPVALSYILDATGPVKITHPELVKLASLGLPTELTGKNVVQTLLSDVYAKIEQPVLQDVYFAGVAQEIFAALSDGRGNAKGMIEGLTRGTGEGRVLVWSGLPSEQSVIAKYALSGSVAGPSVAPAQFGVYFNDGTGAKMDFYIKRTVQLIQECTSDDYSQITVRIASTNTAPSNAATSLPSYVTGGGAFGIAPGTVQTNVTAYGPVQANLAGAKQDGKVTSVSSHRHAGRPVGTTTVTLAPGESSTVDMKFNKIVQHTRPALRVTPTVQDIGDVLLETESATCDPVP from the coding sequence ATGAATGAAAATCAAGGCACCCCGGCAATTGCTGTGCCGTCCACGAGCCAGCTTTCCAAATCCGGCCGGAAAGTTCGTCGCCGACTGCTCGTGAGTCTGCTGGGCTCGTTGGCGGCCATCGTACTCATTGCTGTGGCCGGGGCAGCCTGGTTGGGAGGCAAGGCGTCCGCGATAAACTCTGAACTCACCTCCGTGACCGGCCTGATCCCATCCCTCAAAGAAGAAATAGCTTCCGGTAATTCCGATGCGGCCACTGTCACGGTTGAAAGCGTGCGCGCCCATGCTGCAACCGCGAAACAAGCAGCAGACGACCCATTATGGACCTTGGCATCGACGTTGCCTGGAGTTGGATCAAACTTCAGCGCGGTCGCCGAAGTTGCACGCTCAGCCGACGATGTAGCCAACCTCGGTCTAGCACCGCTGGTTGAAGTCTATGGCTCTCTTGATTGGGGAACGCTTCTGCCTAGCGCCTCAGGTACCGATTTGGAACCACTCCGAGCAGCCTCGCCAAGCATTTCTGCTGCTGCGCATGCCGTTCGGCTGTCGGCGGACAGGCTACGTCAGATCGACACCACGAAACTCATGCCGCACGTGGCTGAGCCCTTAACCAGAGCTAGGGACCAACTTCAAGACATTACTGGGACCCTAGACGCAGCCGCCAACGCGTCGAGCCTCGCGCCGGGAATGCTCGGCGCGCAATCACCACGCAGCTATCTCCTCATGATCCAAAATAACGCCGAGACTCGGGCCTCTGGCGGCATACCTGGAGCGCTTGCCGTTCTCAATTTCGATGAGGGCAGGCTGACGCTCGGCGCACAAAGCAGCGCCGCAGATATCGGTGTCATGTCCCCAATAGTGCCTACTGATCCCGAGCAACAACAGATCTACTCGCAGCGCGTGGGCAAGTTTATGCAAGATGTTAATTTGACGCCAGATTTTCCAACGGCGGCCAGCACCGCTCAGGCCATGTGGGAGAGAAAGACCGGACAGCGTGTTGACGGAGTAATCTCCATTGACCCAGTTGCATTATCCTATATCCTGGATGCCACCGGCCCTGTGAAGATTACCCATCCCGAGCTTGTGAAGCTCGCGTCTCTGGGCTTACCGACAGAACTGACCGGGAAAAACGTCGTCCAGACCCTACTCTCCGACGTTTATGCCAAGATCGAGCAGCCCGTTCTTCAAGACGTCTACTTCGCCGGAGTCGCTCAAGAGATCTTTGCGGCCCTATCAGACGGCAGGGGAAACGCAAAGGGCATGATCGAAGGCCTCACTCGGGGTACCGGCGAGGGTCGTGTTCTCGTCTGGTCAGGATTGCCATCGGAGCAGTCAGTAATAGCGAAGTACGCCTTAAGCGGATCCGTCGCTGGACCGAGCGTTGCCCCAGCACAGTTCGGTGTCTACTTCAATGACGGCACAGGCGCAAAAATGGATTTCTACATCAAGAGGACCGTGCAACTGATTCAAGAGTGCACCTCCGATGATTATTCACAAATCACTGTCAGGATTGCGAGCACAAATACCGCACCTTCAAACGCAGCAACTTCGTTGCCCTCTTATGTGACGGGTGGCGGAGCGTTCGGCATTGCGCCAGGTACTGTTCAAACCAACGTGACAGCATACGGGCCGGTTCAGGCAAATCTGGCTGGCGCAAAGCAGGACGGCAAGGTGACTTCTGTCAGTTCGCACCGCCACGCCGGAAGACCGGTCGGCACTACAACAGTGACGCTGGCACCGGGCGAATCAAGCACAGTTGACATGAAATTCAATAAAATCGTCCAACATACCCGCCCCGCCCTGCGTGTGACACCCACTGTCCAAGACATCGGAGACGTGCTTCTGGAAACCGAATCGGCGACATGCGACCCTGTTCCGTGA
- the galU gene encoding UTP--glucose-1-phosphate uridylyltransferase GalU, with protein MTMGKNITKAVIPAAGLGTRFLPATKAMPKEMLPVVDRPAIQYVVEEAVKAGLDDILMITGRSKRALEDHFDRAPGLERILELKGDQARLDAVHEASELGPIHYVRQGEAKGLGHAVLCAQQHVGEEAFAVLLGDDLIDEAETLLTTMMEVQQNTGGSVIALIEVDPTQISAYGCADITAIDGEEYVRVNSLVEKPAIDEAPSNLAVIGRYVLHPSVFGVLSNTEPGRGGEIQLTDALQTLAAADGEGSGVYGVVFKGRRYDTGDKLSYLKAVITLASERVEFGDDLKTWLKTFVG; from the coding sequence ATGACTATGGGGAAAAACATTACAAAAGCCGTGATTCCTGCTGCAGGCTTGGGGACGCGCTTCCTGCCCGCCACCAAGGCGATGCCGAAGGAAATGTTGCCGGTGGTTGACCGGCCGGCTATCCAGTACGTCGTTGAGGAAGCCGTGAAGGCTGGTCTCGATGACATCCTGATGATCACAGGGCGCAGCAAGCGTGCCCTCGAAGACCATTTCGACCGTGCGCCGGGGCTTGAACGGATACTGGAACTTAAAGGCGATCAAGCCCGCTTGGATGCTGTCCACGAAGCCTCTGAACTTGGTCCCATCCATTACGTTCGTCAAGGCGAGGCAAAGGGGTTGGGCCACGCAGTGCTGTGCGCACAGCAGCACGTGGGCGAGGAGGCTTTCGCCGTCCTCCTGGGCGATGACTTGATCGATGAGGCTGAAACGCTTCTCACTACCATGATGGAGGTGCAGCAGAATACGGGCGGTTCGGTGATTGCGTTGATCGAAGTGGATCCGACTCAGATCAGTGCCTACGGCTGCGCAGACATCACGGCCATCGACGGCGAGGAGTATGTACGCGTCAACAGCCTGGTGGAGAAGCCGGCCATCGACGAGGCGCCGTCCAACCTCGCCGTCATTGGCCGGTACGTGCTGCATCCTTCAGTGTTCGGTGTTCTCTCGAACACCGAACCGGGCCGCGGCGGGGAGATCCAGCTGACCGACGCGCTGCAGACCTTGGCTGCGGCCGACGGCGAAGGCTCCGGCGTGTACGGTGTGGTCTTCAAGGGCCGCCGTTACGACACAGGCGACAAGCTCAGTTACCTCAAAGCCGTAATCACCCTTGCATCAGAACGCGTCGAGTTCGGCGATGACCTGAAAACGTGGCTGAAGACCTTTGTAGGCTAG
- a CDS encoding sugar transferase, with amino-acid sequence MVDAFVVIWAVLGAFLIRFGLDSEFASAGQDLPYVWFSVVLAAAWWVMLGAWNSRQSRILGSGPDEYKRVAAASLWLFGIVAIVSYVFRIDTARGYVGLALPVGLLGLLLGRWLMRQHLSIKRRQGQSMSRLLLVGGPGAVSHLASSLTSAQHAGYLPVAVYMPGVKSNLAVEPSSGLEILGYKPDTHSIVAALKDCSADAVALSAGVQLHPQTLRHLGWELAARNIGLIMAPALTDIAGPRIHTQQVAGLPLIHVTTPTLEAGQRVAKRLFDLFAAGILLLMASPAMILVAILVKLDSPGPILFRQERVGIEGSHFYMLKFRSMIVDAEARLADLTRENEGSGPLFKMKNDPRVTRIGGFLRRFSLDELPQLLNVLTGTMSLVGPRPPLPKEVEAYESDVRRRLLVKPGLTGLWQVSGRSNLSWQDSVRLDLYYVENWSLAGDLVIILRTVRAVFGSSGAY; translated from the coding sequence ATGGTCGACGCCTTCGTCGTCATTTGGGCCGTTTTGGGAGCGTTCCTGATACGATTCGGGCTGGACTCAGAATTTGCTTCAGCGGGCCAGGATTTACCATACGTGTGGTTCTCGGTGGTCCTCGCGGCCGCATGGTGGGTAATGCTGGGCGCTTGGAACAGCCGTCAGAGCCGCATCCTTGGGTCAGGACCTGACGAGTACAAGCGAGTAGCCGCGGCTTCCTTATGGTTATTTGGCATCGTCGCTATCGTTTCCTACGTTTTCCGGATCGACACAGCCCGCGGGTACGTGGGGCTGGCCCTTCCTGTTGGACTACTTGGACTCCTGCTTGGCCGATGGCTCATGCGGCAGCACCTCAGTATCAAGCGTAGACAGGGCCAGAGCATGTCCCGCCTCCTCTTAGTTGGTGGACCCGGGGCCGTCTCTCACTTAGCCTCATCCCTGACTAGCGCACAACATGCAGGTTATCTTCCCGTCGCGGTATACATGCCTGGGGTAAAGAGCAACCTTGCGGTCGAGCCAAGCTCGGGACTTGAAATTCTGGGGTACAAACCTGATACACATTCCATCGTCGCCGCCTTGAAGGACTGTAGTGCCGATGCCGTTGCCCTGTCCGCAGGAGTTCAGTTGCATCCTCAGACCCTTAGGCACTTAGGCTGGGAGCTAGCGGCTCGGAACATTGGCCTAATTATGGCTCCCGCTCTCACAGACATCGCTGGGCCTCGGATACATACCCAGCAAGTCGCGGGCTTACCCCTGATTCACGTCACGACACCAACACTTGAAGCAGGACAACGAGTTGCTAAGCGGCTTTTTGACCTTTTCGCCGCTGGCATTCTCTTGTTGATGGCATCCCCCGCAATGATCCTCGTAGCCATCCTTGTAAAGCTAGACAGCCCGGGTCCTATCCTTTTCCGCCAAGAACGTGTGGGAATAGAAGGGAGCCATTTTTACATGCTCAAGTTCCGTTCAATGATTGTGGATGCAGAAGCCCGTTTGGCCGATTTGACCCGGGAGAACGAAGGTAGCGGTCCTCTATTTAAGATGAAGAATGATCCGCGGGTTACTCGCATAGGAGGATTTCTACGCCGATTCAGCCTGGACGAACTGCCCCAGCTCCTGAACGTCCTCACCGGAACAATGAGTTTGGTGGGCCCACGGCCGCCACTCCCGAAGGAAGTCGAAGCCTACGAAAGCGATGTCCGTCGTCGTCTGCTGGTCAAGCCCGGATTAACGGGACTCTGGCAGGTCAGCGGACGCTCGAATCTGTCGTGGCAAGACTCCGTCCGGCTCGACTTGTACTACGTAGAAAATTGGTCGCTAGCCGGCGACCTGGTCATCATCCTCCGTACCGTCCGAGCTGTCTTTGGCAGTAGCGGCGCCTACTAA
- a CDS encoding UDP-glucose/GDP-mannose dehydrogenase family protein produces the protein MRISVIGCGYLGAVHAACMAKLGHEVVGIDVDARKVEELSAARAPFYEPGLEDLLKEVQNTGRLSFTTDLAAAAGSAVHFICVGTPQKKGENGADLTHVDAAAIGLLPYIAPNDLVVGKSTVPVGTASRLAALLRSEQPEAHLVWNPEFLREGHAVADTLHPDRFVYGVAGGSEDHPAVAVLDDVYSAPLASGTPRLVTDHPTAELVKTAANSFLATKISFINAMAEVCEAAGADVTQLADAIGMDDRIGRKFLNAGIGFGGGCLPKDIRAFMARAGELGADQALTFLREVDAINMRRRTRVVELARDLCGGSLLGKRVTVLGAAFKPESDDVRDSPALSIAAQLQLQGAVVTVTDPKALANAARRFPELHYVAGTSDAIQKADALLLLTEWQEYRDLDPYALADSVSSLRVLDGRNVLDAAKWRAAGWSYRGLGRP, from the coding sequence ATGCGTATTTCTGTAATTGGCTGTGGCTATCTGGGCGCTGTCCACGCGGCATGCATGGCTAAGTTAGGCCACGAGGTGGTCGGTATCGATGTGGACGCGCGGAAGGTCGAAGAATTGTCTGCCGCACGTGCTCCGTTCTACGAGCCAGGGCTTGAAGACCTCCTGAAGGAAGTTCAAAATACGGGACGCTTGTCCTTCACCACCGACTTAGCCGCTGCAGCTGGAAGCGCCGTGCACTTCATTTGCGTGGGCACACCGCAGAAGAAGGGAGAAAACGGTGCTGACCTGACGCACGTGGACGCCGCCGCAATAGGGCTGCTCCCCTACATTGCACCAAACGACCTGGTTGTAGGAAAGTCGACGGTACCTGTCGGAACTGCTTCACGCCTGGCGGCTCTCCTCCGCAGTGAACAACCTGAGGCGCACTTGGTTTGGAATCCGGAATTCCTTCGTGAAGGACACGCGGTAGCGGACACTCTGCACCCCGACAGGTTTGTTTACGGCGTTGCGGGCGGTTCTGAGGACCATCCTGCAGTTGCAGTCCTTGACGATGTGTATTCGGCTCCGCTCGCGTCCGGCACTCCCCGCCTGGTGACCGACCATCCAACCGCGGAGCTCGTCAAGACGGCCGCAAATTCCTTCCTCGCCACAAAGATTTCGTTTATTAATGCTATGGCTGAGGTTTGTGAAGCAGCAGGAGCAGACGTAACGCAGCTCGCTGACGCCATCGGAATGGATGATCGGATCGGTCGCAAGTTTCTCAATGCGGGCATCGGCTTCGGCGGAGGCTGCCTACCCAAGGACATCCGTGCGTTCATGGCCCGCGCCGGTGAACTCGGTGCCGACCAAGCGCTTACTTTCCTTCGCGAGGTCGATGCCATTAATATGCGCCGTAGAACCCGTGTGGTTGAGCTCGCGCGCGATTTGTGTGGCGGATCCCTGCTAGGCAAACGAGTCACCGTGCTGGGCGCCGCATTCAAGCCAGAAAGTGACGACGTTCGCGATTCCCCCGCCCTCAGTATTGCGGCACAGCTGCAGTTGCAAGGGGCTGTGGTTACGGTGACAGACCCGAAGGCCTTGGCAAACGCCGCACGTAGATTCCCGGAGCTCCACTACGTAGCCGGCACGTCTGATGCAATCCAGAAGGCGGATGCTTTGCTGTTGCTTACTGAGTGGCAGGAATACCGCGACCTGGACCCTTACGCGTTGGCGGACTCAGTTTCTTCGCTTCGCGTCCTTGATGGCCGCAACGTTTTGGACGCTGCGAAATGGCGGGCTGCTGGCTGGAGCTACCGTGGCCTAGGCCGACCCTGA
- a CDS encoding VanZ family protein: protein MLVPLALIAFWPSPVDAPVEGQLAGVLKFLHANGFPEWFNYHFVEASANVVLFVPLGVVAAVAFPKKYWWQIGILGFIVSGCIELGQLLFLHNRFASPLDLVTNTGGAVIGSMIAAVALKQLQAHRQSEVGP from the coding sequence ATGCTTGTTCCCCTGGCACTGATCGCATTCTGGCCCAGCCCTGTTGATGCCCCCGTTGAGGGCCAACTCGCCGGCGTCCTAAAGTTCCTCCACGCAAACGGATTCCCTGAGTGGTTCAATTACCACTTTGTCGAAGCGTCGGCCAACGTAGTGCTCTTCGTTCCACTGGGCGTTGTGGCGGCGGTGGCCTTTCCTAAAAAGTACTGGTGGCAGATCGGAATTTTAGGATTTATCGTCTCCGGCTGCATCGAGCTGGGCCAGTTACTGTTTCTTCACAACCGGTTCGCGAGCCCGCTGGACCTTGTCACAAATACGGGCGGGGCTGTCATCGGCTCCATGATTGCCGCTGTGGCCCTTAAACAGCTACAGGCCCACCGCCAATCAGAGGTGGGCCCGTAG
- a CDS encoding ATP-binding protein produces MSNSNVLVAWAPLQVEEMLGGRHPLCLDILGVQFTVRWGRGVTGQQRERMRSAWARCASESAPRLPSLPREPNGSQPFSACVTYQSPTNDGGTFALQAASFEELAENLTSRMTVAAILANAGELTMLHACGVADPATGAVVALVAKSGTGKTTAASVMARTYGYVTDETVAIRPDGSVVPYPKPLSLKQEYVVPKLQVGPDELRLQPAHTKLFIQSIVLLDRVEGAVRPTLSKEPLADALLALIPDSSSQGEIDQPLQSLCRLIDSVGGVWRVTYSEAADLPAALQPLFQEQLRTNPEWEAPAVETGSGQIPAGFIRRAASKDAVAIGDDLLLMLDNEIVRLSGIGPAIWEATAKAVAEDQLADEVGKVHGRREGYRVAVSEAVQQLIAKSVLAQGSN; encoded by the coding sequence ATGAGCAACAGCAACGTACTAGTGGCGTGGGCGCCATTGCAGGTTGAGGAAATGCTGGGCGGAAGGCACCCGCTGTGCCTGGACATTTTGGGCGTGCAGTTCACTGTGCGCTGGGGGCGGGGCGTCACCGGGCAGCAGCGGGAGCGGATGCGCTCGGCGTGGGCGCGGTGTGCCAGTGAAAGCGCACCTCGCCTTCCTTCACTGCCGCGGGAACCCAACGGCTCCCAGCCGTTCTCGGCGTGCGTCACCTATCAGTCACCAACGAACGACGGCGGCACGTTCGCCCTGCAGGCAGCCTCCTTTGAGGAGCTGGCTGAGAACCTGACCTCCCGCATGACCGTTGCCGCCATCCTGGCAAACGCGGGGGAGCTCACCATGCTGCACGCCTGCGGTGTGGCTGATCCGGCCACGGGGGCGGTGGTTGCCCTGGTTGCTAAGTCGGGGACCGGCAAGACCACAGCAGCGAGTGTGATGGCCCGAACCTATGGTTACGTCACGGACGAGACGGTCGCTATCAGGCCGGACGGCTCGGTGGTTCCGTACCCTAAGCCGCTGTCACTGAAGCAGGAGTACGTTGTTCCAAAGCTCCAGGTGGGCCCGGACGAGCTCAGACTCCAGCCGGCTCACACCAAGCTCTTCATCCAGTCCATAGTGCTGCTGGACCGAGTTGAGGGCGCCGTCCGCCCAACCCTAAGCAAGGAGCCGCTCGCCGACGCCCTGCTGGCACTGATCCCGGATTCCTCCTCGCAGGGCGAAATCGATCAGCCGCTGCAGTCGCTGTGCCGCCTGATCGACAGCGTCGGGGGAGTGTGGCGGGTGACCTACTCGGAAGCCGCCGACCTGCCAGCAGCGCTGCAACCGCTGTTTCAGGAGCAGCTCCGAACGAACCCCGAGTGGGAAGCGCCCGCAGTTGAAACCGGGTCGGGACAGATCCCGGCGGGTTTCATCCGGCGCGCAGCATCAAAGGACGCAGTGGCCATCGGTGATGACCTCCTGCTCATGCTGGACAACGAGATTGTGCGGCTGAGCGGGATCGGCCCGGCCATCTGGGAAGCAACCGCGAAAGCCGTAGCGGAAGACCAGCTGGCCGACGAAGTAGGAAAAGTGCACGGCCGCCGGGAAGGCTACCGGGTCGCCGTCTCCGAGGCCGTCCAGCAGCTCATTGCGAAATCAGTCTTGGCACAGGGCAGCAACTAG
- a CDS encoding polysaccharide biosynthesis tyrosine autokinase: MSVTTATPGEAPAGLALSDYLRVVQTYWKAITAFTLLATLTAFCWTVLQPKIYSSDSSGIVVTPGSDNVSLSLAGDSLAKAKVKNYESVAQSRLVADRVIADLDLKTTADALLGTISVKVPLDTAEIRVSAQSTDPAIAQRVADAWVNGLAAQVEAIETAPPAQAVEPGTAATPDAGTSASASASAVRVLPLGKAVLPTSPVSPNVKLTLVLGALIGLALGLAYALVRRHLDRRIRNAAEIERLFDVPVIGTLPVDHRLDGKSTVLEDGSEAPLHDAGGAMAEALRELRTNLSFLDVDHPPRIIVVTSSMQAEGKSTVTANLAVTMAAAGENVVVVDGDLRRPTLVDVFNLVPGVGVTDVLTGTAELADVLQPWGALPNLSVLGSGRIPPNPSELLGSRAMQNLLSTLAENAIVLIDAPPLLPVTDAAVLSNVADGAIVVIRSGKTTHEQLAQSLGNLEKVKGRILGAVLNYVPTRGTDAYSYYGTYTSASRPAPSAGPQLVDPRRGSAERTVREPVPVGRRTRG, encoded by the coding sequence ATGAGCGTCACCACAGCCACCCCGGGGGAGGCCCCTGCAGGTCTGGCCCTGAGTGACTACCTGCGGGTGGTCCAGACATACTGGAAGGCGATCACCGCGTTCACCCTGCTGGCCACGTTGACGGCGTTCTGCTGGACAGTCCTCCAGCCCAAGATCTACTCCTCCGATTCCAGCGGCATCGTGGTGACGCCCGGCTCGGACAACGTAAGCCTCTCCCTCGCCGGTGACAGCCTAGCCAAGGCAAAGGTCAAGAACTACGAGTCGGTGGCGCAATCCCGCCTTGTGGCGGATCGAGTGATCGCAGATCTTGACCTGAAGACAACGGCCGACGCCTTGCTCGGCACCATCAGCGTGAAGGTTCCGCTAGACACCGCCGAGATACGGGTGAGCGCCCAGTCGACCGACCCGGCCATCGCACAGCGCGTGGCCGATGCCTGGGTCAACGGCCTCGCCGCCCAGGTGGAAGCGATCGAAACGGCACCTCCCGCCCAGGCCGTTGAGCCCGGCACAGCAGCAACGCCGGACGCCGGAACCTCAGCTTCCGCATCCGCTTCAGCAGTGCGGGTGCTCCCGTTGGGAAAGGCGGTCCTACCCACATCGCCCGTTTCACCCAACGTCAAGCTCACCCTTGTGCTCGGTGCGCTGATCGGCCTCGCCCTCGGCTTGGCCTATGCGCTGGTCCGCAGGCACCTGGACCGGCGCATCCGCAACGCGGCAGAAATCGAGCGGCTCTTCGATGTCCCTGTGATCGGCACTCTCCCAGTGGACCACCGTTTGGATGGAAAAAGCACCGTCCTGGAAGACGGCAGCGAAGCCCCACTCCACGATGCCGGCGGGGCGATGGCCGAGGCCCTTCGGGAGCTGCGCACCAACCTCAGCTTCCTTGACGTGGATCACCCGCCGCGGATCATTGTGGTCACCAGCTCCATGCAGGCAGAAGGGAAATCTACTGTCACAGCCAACCTGGCGGTCACCATGGCGGCCGCCGGCGAGAATGTCGTAGTGGTCGACGGCGATCTCCGGCGCCCCACGCTGGTGGACGTTTTCAACTTGGTTCCGGGGGTCGGGGTCACCGATGTTCTTACCGGCACCGCCGAACTGGCGGATGTCCTTCAGCCTTGGGGTGCCCTGCCGAACCTTTCGGTTCTTGGCTCCGGCCGTATTCCGCCAAACCCCAGTGAGCTGCTGGGGTCCCGGGCCATGCAGAACCTGCTCAGCACCCTGGCGGAGAATGCAATCGTCCTGATTGACGCTCCTCCGCTTCTGCCGGTGACGGACGCCGCGGTCCTCTCCAATGTGGCAGATGGCGCCATAGTCGTGATCCGGTCGGGCAAAACCACTCACGAGCAGTTGGCCCAGTCCCTGGGGAACCTGGAAAAAGTGAAGGGCCGAATTTTGGGTGCCGTCCTCAACTACGTGCCGACCAGAGGAACGGATGCCTATTCCTACTATGGCACCTATACCTCCGCGTCCCGTCCAGCACCTTCTGCTGGACCGCAACTCGTCGATCCCCGGCGGGGCAGTGCGGAGCGCACGGTCCGAGAACCCGTGCCCGTTGGCCGTCGGACGCGTGGCTAG
- a CDS encoding LPXTG cell wall anchor domain-containing protein, with protein sequence MKKSIAALALAGSIALIGAGPAMAGPAVPYPAPSTGTTVSATIVTPGGTVILTVVSGFTPGETITITITFNGVPQAISSNLGGGASMAVPSKINVLSQTAPESFTVTANEDGGFSTPVTLGAAEGTYTITAVGNESGRSVSQTVTVDASTGSGTGSDLANSGGGDADGAALANTGADSGLVLWTLVGAGALAAGAVSVVVVRRRAKSEAAA encoded by the coding sequence ATGAAGAAGTCTATTGCTGCGCTCGCGCTCGCAGGATCCATCGCGCTCATTGGCGCAGGCCCGGCCATGGCAGGTCCGGCGGTACCATACCCGGCTCCGAGTACGGGCACAACAGTTTCCGCCACTATCGTAACTCCGGGTGGAACGGTCATCCTCACGGTGGTCAGTGGCTTCACGCCCGGTGAGACCATCACCATCACCATTACGTTCAACGGAGTACCGCAGGCCATCAGTAGCAACCTCGGCGGTGGCGCCAGTATGGCGGTTCCGTCCAAGATTAACGTCCTTTCGCAGACGGCACCGGAATCGTTCACCGTCACAGCGAACGAGGATGGCGGCTTCTCGACGCCGGTAACGCTTGGCGCTGCTGAAGGAACCTACACGATCACCGCAGTTGGTAACGAGTCCGGTCGCTCAGTCTCGCAGACCGTTACCGTTGACGCCTCTACCGGTTCAGGCACAGGCTCCGATCTTGCAAACTCAGGCGGTGGCGACGCCGACGGCGCCGCATTGGCCAACACTGGCGCTGACTCGGGCTTGGTCCTCTGGACCTTGGTTGGTGCTGGCGCGCTTGCAGCCGGTGCCGTTTCCGTAGTTGTAGTTCGCCGCCGCGCTAAGTCCGAGGCAGCAGCGTAA
- a CDS encoding nucleotidyltransferase family protein codes for MVDKLGIKAFFIKGPATVIQGLRLPRTSADVDVFVSPGELDVMLSGLRERGWRERPVDPDNRTFPQHSVTVDHPEWPCCIDVHFRFPGMENAPADCFDVMWANTERLELAGQGVRVPSKALGIVILVLHALRSPHLPACRQELEFLANLTERLLQFPELLFLARATGSLAAMRPFLEDILPLPVAVEWPQISTEWSNRLMAKEPGSARLIGIAQAPLRAKSRMLFRAVFPAPEVHLSRDIYADMSLPGRLKLHKARWARFLRAAPRILRDLSPLQKG; via the coding sequence GTGGTCGACAAACTGGGCATCAAGGCCTTCTTTATCAAGGGCCCGGCCACTGTGATTCAGGGGCTGCGTCTCCCCAGGACGTCAGCTGACGTAGACGTCTTTGTGTCCCCTGGGGAACTTGATGTGATGCTTTCCGGCCTCCGGGAGAGAGGGTGGCGGGAACGCCCGGTGGATCCGGACAACAGAACGTTTCCACAGCACTCGGTTACGGTCGATCACCCAGAATGGCCTTGCTGCATCGACGTCCACTTCCGCTTTCCGGGAATGGAGAACGCGCCCGCTGACTGTTTTGACGTGATGTGGGCGAACACCGAGCGCCTTGAACTTGCAGGGCAGGGGGTGCGGGTCCCGTCAAAGGCGCTGGGAATCGTCATCCTTGTCCTGCATGCCCTCCGCTCACCCCACCTGCCCGCATGCAGGCAGGAACTCGAGTTCCTGGCCAACCTCACGGAACGGCTATTGCAGTTCCCCGAACTTCTGTTTCTCGCCAGGGCGACCGGCTCCCTCGCAGCCATGCGCCCGTTCCTCGAGGACATCCTTCCCCTGCCTGTGGCGGTGGAATGGCCGCAGATTTCCACGGAATGGAGCAACCGCTTGATGGCCAAAGAGCCGGGCAGTGCGCGGCTTATCGGGATTGCCCAAGCCCCCCTGCGGGCGAAGTCCAGAATGCTGTTCCGTGCGGTCTTTCCTGCGCCTGAAGTGCATCTGTCTCGTGATATCTATGCCGATATGTCCCTCCCGGGCAGGCTTAAATTGCATAAGGCCCGGTGGGCGCGGTTTCTGCGAGCGGCACCGCGAATCTTGCGCGACCTCAGCCCACTCCAGAAGGGATAA
- a CDS encoding PqqD family protein: MTWRHSTNVAQVRTESANRVALLHLDATQPVVLEGTAAAIWELIDGQRTEQGILAELEASFEDQSGQMASQVAEFLAHLQEQYLIEPASAAGQ, encoded by the coding sequence ATGACATGGCGCCACTCCACCAACGTCGCCCAGGTCCGCACCGAATCAGCAAACCGCGTTGCCCTACTTCACCTCGACGCCACCCAGCCGGTGGTCCTCGAAGGCACGGCAGCAGCCATCTGGGAGCTGATCGACGGCCAACGCACCGAACAGGGAATCCTGGCCGAGCTAGAGGCCAGCTTCGAGGACCAAAGCGGCCAGATGGCGTCCCAAGTCGCCGAATTTCTGGCGCATCTCCAAGAGCAGTACCTGATTGAACCTGCCAGCGCCGCTGGCCAGTAA